The following proteins are encoded in a genomic region of Corynebacterium atypicum:
- a CDS encoding metal ABC transporter ATP-binding protein: MSAAIEVADLAVSYGEVRALTGVDLSIQPGMVTGLVGMNGSGKSTLFKALMGLVRPDRGRVLIGGMPPDKARRAQVLGYVPQSEDVDWAFPLSVREVVEMGRYGFCGITRHLRAKDHQAVDAALERIELTEFADRQIGQLSGGQKKRAFVARGIAQGAEVMLLDEPFSGVDKRSEGTIVRLLRELAADGRTVFIATHDLHALPALADAAVLLLRDVKFHGSVEDALRPENLALAFGLDPQAAAQITGHPDRTGPSAEALQAGRGPGAAPHDAEEATE, translated from the coding sequence ATGAGCGCCGCTATCGAAGTAGCGGACCTCGCCGTGAGTTACGGCGAGGTCCGGGCGCTGACTGGCGTGGACCTGAGCATCCAGCCCGGTATGGTCACCGGTTTGGTCGGCATGAACGGATCGGGGAAATCCACGCTCTTTAAGGCCCTGATGGGCCTCGTTCGCCCCGACCGTGGCCGGGTGCTGATCGGCGGAATGCCGCCCGACAAAGCCCGGCGCGCGCAGGTGCTGGGCTACGTACCCCAGAGCGAGGACGTCGACTGGGCGTTCCCACTGAGCGTGCGCGAGGTCGTGGAGATGGGCCGTTACGGCTTCTGCGGGATCACCCGACACCTGCGGGCGAAGGACCACCAGGCGGTGGATGCGGCACTCGAGCGCATCGAGCTCACCGAGTTCGCCGACCGCCAGATTGGGCAGCTATCCGGCGGCCAGAAAAAACGGGCCTTTGTGGCCCGCGGCATCGCCCAGGGCGCCGAAGTGATGCTCCTCGATGAGCCGTTCTCGGGCGTCGATAAGCGCTCGGAGGGCACGATCGTGCGCCTGTTGCGCGAGCTCGCCGCGGACGGGCGCACGGTATTCATCGCCACGCACGATCTCCACGCGCTTCCCGCGCTTGCCGACGCCGCGGTGCTCCTGCTGCGCGACGTCAAGTTCCACGGCAGCGTCGAGGACGCGCTGCGCCCAGAGAACCTGGCGCTCGCCTTCGGGCTCGACCCGCAGGCCGCGGCCCAAATCACCGGGCACCCGGATAGGACCGGCCCGAGCGCAGAGGCGCTTCAGGCGGGGCGTGGGCCTGGGGCCGCGCCCCACGACGCTGAGGAGGCAACAGAATGA